The Thalassoroseus pseudoceratinae genome has a segment encoding these proteins:
- a CDS encoding P-loop NTPase family protein, which yields MLNTLETADVRLLEGADRDRIVRQYNRVVEQYNMFQTAFGDEYQDDPELMAAKKSLTKLRRAITREHFQIAFIGKTGVGKSKALNSIIGPSSDGTDPFPSSAGKSITTAVTRLRYAESESLSLHYMDEEQYQKKRDFLCHCTGLSPELSNQELLVKLAEHPAIRSDRGATLADGESINPEDVKALKDLIKTAESRAALINSPPSRDKDFTDRERYVANVVGADTGNSLLWDVRLGMPVDFLTSNVELFDLPGPGAASKVDGWTAKEHLENVHAVLLLANPERIETEVETWLMEQMRSWHGRRRNRRIWLIITRWDNLMEDGLEGSAKMPNPFDSLDQFLERYDMDISRVYMICAAWANASQEAVHQHFAARLRNADNDPLPSRLQSDERAGMRRAFLALFNKGGFPALRELLRNSIATSVRDELIEESRRELGTLRQSLAARFRRACKRATTDDQDVAIAREASSKLQLTLLDIEKEREEFERQAVRLRDELRERFRELWTSAEAHDRFANADEKFRSDTKELESTLAQTVRDEILQTLYHDWRPRFEELPEVELPTVGDESATPLEIWDTHLQSDQEADVTGIPMFPSFLDRTLFVGGHENLVRDLAKGVHYEAMFQEKTRTVAQQAIHSIRSHLLARAGTIERHVRDLVRAENVSRQSDAPCTKLQARMDELEQDAE from the coding sequence ATGCTGAATACCCTCGAAACTGCGGATGTCCGTTTGCTGGAGGGAGCGGATCGCGACAGGATCGTGCGACAGTACAATCGTGTCGTCGAGCAGTACAATATGTTCCAGACCGCCTTTGGTGATGAGTACCAAGACGACCCGGAATTGATGGCGGCGAAGAAATCACTCACAAAACTTCGGCGTGCCATCACTCGGGAACACTTCCAGATCGCCTTCATCGGCAAAACCGGTGTCGGCAAGTCCAAGGCGTTGAATTCGATTATTGGTCCCTCATCGGATGGCACGGATCCGTTTCCGAGTAGTGCCGGGAAGAGTATCACAACGGCGGTCACGCGGTTGCGTTACGCGGAATCCGAGTCGCTGTCGCTTCACTATATGGATGAGGAACAATATCAGAAAAAACGGGATTTTCTATGTCATTGCACCGGATTATCACCGGAATTGAGTAATCAAGAGTTGCTCGTCAAACTCGCGGAACACCCGGCGATTCGTAGTGACCGGGGTGCGACACTGGCCGATGGCGAAAGCATCAATCCAGAGGATGTTAAGGCCCTCAAAGATTTGATCAAGACCGCCGAGTCACGTGCGGCACTCATCAATAGCCCGCCGTCCCGCGATAAAGACTTTACCGACCGAGAACGGTATGTCGCGAATGTTGTCGGAGCGGATACCGGGAACTCTCTGCTCTGGGATGTTCGCCTGGGAATGCCGGTGGATTTTCTCACGAGCAATGTTGAGCTCTTCGATCTTCCTGGTCCGGGCGCGGCGAGTAAAGTTGACGGATGGACCGCGAAAGAGCATTTGGAGAATGTGCATGCCGTGCTGCTGTTGGCCAATCCGGAGCGAATCGAAACCGAAGTCGAAACCTGGCTGATGGAGCAGATGCGGTCCTGGCATGGGCGTCGGCGGAACCGCCGGATTTGGTTGATCATCACTCGATGGGACAACCTGATGGAAGACGGTCTGGAAGGATCGGCGAAGATGCCCAATCCATTCGATTCGCTCGACCAGTTCCTCGAGCGTTACGACATGGATATTTCCCGGGTCTACATGATTTGTGCTGCCTGGGCGAACGCTTCACAGGAGGCCGTTCACCAGCATTTCGCCGCTCGATTGCGAAATGCCGACAACGATCCACTCCCATCGCGATTGCAATCCGACGAACGGGCAGGAATGCGTCGGGCGTTTTTAGCCTTGTTCAACAAGGGCGGTTTTCCGGCGTTGCGAGAGTTGCTGCGGAACTCAATCGCTACGTCGGTTCGGGACGAACTGATCGAGGAAAGCCGACGCGAATTGGGCACGTTGCGACAAAGTCTGGCCGCTCGCTTTCGACGTGCATGTAAACGGGCCACTACCGACGATCAGGATGTCGCGATTGCCCGAGAAGCATCGTCAAAACTCCAGCTAACGCTTTTGGATATCGAAAAGGAACGTGAAGAGTTCGAACGGCAGGCTGTCAGACTTCGTGACGAATTACGAGAGCGATTCCGTGAGCTTTGGACATCGGCGGAGGCACACGATCGATTTGCCAATGCCGACGAAAAATTTCGATCTGACACGAAGGAACTGGAATCCACCCTCGCGCAAACGGTCCGTGACGAAATCCTCCAGACGCTCTACCACGATTGGCGACCAAGGTTCGAGGAACTTCCTGAGGTGGAACTGCCAACCGTCGGCGACGAATCCGCCACGCCCTTGGAGATTTGGGATACGCACCTGCAAAGCGATCAAGAAGCCGATGTCACCGGCATCCCAATGTTCCCGTCCTTTCTGGATCGGACTTTGTTCGTGGGAGGGCACGAGAATTTGGTGCGAGATCTCGCCAAGGGGGTGCACTACGAAGCCATGTTCCAAGAGAAGACACGCACCGTCGCGCAGCAAGCGATTCACTCGATTCGGTCCCACCTGTTGGCGAGAGCCGGGACGATCGAACGGCATGTCCGTGACTTGGTCCGTGCCGAAAACGTTTCTCGTCAATCCGACGCACCGTGCACCAAACTTCAAGCTCGGATGGATGAACTCGAACAGGATGCAGAATAA
- a CDS encoding acetate and sugar kinases/Hsc70/actin family protein produces the protein MINIETIGVHALTGKRPLPEKEVRIRPTLDGFDASKYVMCIDDWSAAYPYLSLEFRVDNQPVEPGQATFESAMDTIGLGGEIAFPGGQTITCVLSKNSVVYIDGYLDTDHPEFWKESERLDRDAIGFRIEIDAILISAGEDEATEQGGIIIDVRPAHAVQRSNEYIGLDVGHHNSLLAACRSGEPTDQPRMITSPGPGEGLPTSTNMPHPILSVVRIYHVDRSNQIMDNPHDKHDVDELLAGMNAVDCEFGSVAHQRSRKSMDGIELAAKRMAASPDWNELKPYRVFRKLSGGDDRISLPLPKRLPAELLVSHLLHQYRMATQSLPTRLAISYPTMYSAREIEQIREVVQRAWLRLQPEQSPKPRRLGEAGEGRLIDSDGVQLMIDEASAAAFYYLFERILSQPGQFPRFRYMYPRGLNMLLFDCGGGTTDLAIVRARVKYDPQKANNSHGETDSDSRKLVLSVRGRMGIPDFGGDYITEQLFRLLKAALAAAINQDLPPMPTGTGSNGFAQLSNYLTTYADDVERIVGTRFELTPAGTIATNTGVKHHQRAVQLWQIAERFKIQLAKEPNAKSPSEIPEEEWLSLFPDSESKERRQWSEGIRISRSTLDTLIYPKLKELVESCNQMIDEKLVRKTDRNFSDDDYPEEIEWVAISGAASRYPLVTELLRSELNVPFINSSDEEFRSQRLLIDQEHLKSAVAVGLARVLAVNDSGFGVTIEFDSNLARRLPFDVTYHDPGGGGYLPLFRENTCFDDLPGPDNPISLVPEYRTTSETERSDGERGARLVRLYRRFPGQKTDHEYLEYEFPDGTDGEMQICYDPDAMGGRDQSSPFVMTNTRTGVPGRCRESFPPEQYLHPVQRGDL, from the coding sequence ATGATCAACATTGAAACCATTGGGGTTCACGCGTTGACTGGCAAGCGTCCCTTGCCGGAAAAGGAAGTTCGAATTCGACCTACGCTCGACGGGTTCGACGCTTCCAAATATGTGATGTGTATTGACGATTGGTCGGCGGCGTACCCGTATTTGTCGCTTGAGTTTCGTGTCGACAATCAACCGGTTGAACCGGGTCAGGCCACTTTTGAATCCGCGATGGACACGATCGGCCTCGGTGGCGAAATTGCATTTCCTGGCGGTCAGACAATTACCTGTGTGCTCTCGAAAAACAGTGTCGTCTACATCGATGGCTACTTGGACACCGATCATCCGGAGTTCTGGAAGGAATCAGAACGTCTTGATCGAGACGCCATCGGGTTTCGAATTGAGATTGATGCCATCCTGATTTCGGCTGGTGAGGACGAAGCCACAGAGCAGGGGGGCATTATCATTGATGTTCGACCGGCTCATGCGGTGCAAAGATCCAATGAATACATCGGGCTCGATGTCGGTCATCATAATAGTTTGCTAGCGGCATGCCGAAGCGGTGAACCGACGGACCAACCGCGGATGATCACATCGCCCGGACCGGGTGAAGGATTGCCGACTAGCACGAACATGCCTCATCCGATTTTATCGGTCGTGAGAATCTATCATGTAGATCGGTCCAACCAAATCATGGATAATCCGCACGACAAACATGATGTGGATGAACTTCTCGCGGGCATGAATGCCGTCGATTGTGAATTCGGGTCCGTCGCCCATCAGCGAAGTCGAAAATCGATGGACGGGATCGAATTGGCGGCCAAACGGATGGCGGCCAGTCCGGACTGGAACGAGTTGAAACCCTATCGAGTGTTCCGCAAATTGTCGGGGGGAGACGACCGGATCAGTCTGCCGCTCCCAAAGCGTTTGCCTGCGGAGTTGCTGGTTTCTCATTTGCTGCATCAGTACCGGATGGCAACGCAATCGCTGCCAACTCGGTTGGCGATTTCCTATCCGACAATGTATTCCGCCCGAGAGATCGAACAGATTCGGGAGGTCGTACAAAGAGCGTGGCTGAGACTGCAACCCGAACAATCACCAAAACCAAGACGCTTGGGTGAAGCTGGCGAAGGCAGACTGATCGACAGCGATGGCGTGCAGTTGATGATCGACGAGGCCTCCGCCGCTGCATTCTATTATCTGTTCGAGCGAATCCTCTCACAACCTGGGCAGTTTCCTCGGTTTCGTTATATGTACCCCCGTGGGCTGAATATGCTGCTGTTCGATTGCGGGGGCGGCACTACCGATTTGGCCATCGTCCGAGCACGAGTGAAATACGACCCCCAAAAGGCGAACAACTCCCATGGCGAGACCGACAGCGATTCTCGCAAGTTGGTCCTGAGTGTTCGCGGTCGCATGGGAATTCCTGACTTCGGTGGCGACTACATTACTGAGCAACTGTTTCGATTACTCAAAGCGGCGTTGGCGGCAGCCATCAATCAAGATCTTCCGCCAATGCCAACCGGCACGGGTAGCAACGGCTTCGCTCAGTTGTCGAATTATTTGACGACCTATGCCGATGACGTCGAACGCATTGTCGGCACACGATTCGAACTGACCCCGGCGGGAACAATCGCGACGAACACCGGGGTCAAACACCATCAACGAGCGGTCCAACTGTGGCAGATCGCAGAGCGGTTCAAAATCCAACTGGCGAAAGAACCGAATGCCAAGTCCCCCAGTGAGATTCCGGAAGAGGAATGGTTGTCCCTTTTCCCAGATTCCGAATCCAAGGAACGACGGCAATGGTCGGAGGGTATCCGGATTTCTCGTTCCACGCTTGATACGTTGATCTATCCCAAACTCAAAGAGTTGGTCGAGTCGTGCAATCAAATGATTGACGAAAAGTTAGTTCGCAAAACGGATCGAAACTTTTCCGACGACGACTACCCGGAAGAAATCGAGTGGGTCGCGATTTCCGGAGCCGCTTCGCGGTACCCGCTCGTCACCGAGTTGCTTCGAAGCGAGCTAAACGTTCCCTTCATTAATTCCAGCGATGAGGAGTTTCGGTCGCAACGACTTCTGATCGATCAGGAGCACTTGAAATCAGCGGTTGCGGTCGGATTGGCGCGTGTTTTGGCCGTCAACGACAGTGGCTTCGGCGTGACCATCGAATTCGACAGTAATCTCGCCCGACGTTTACCATTCGACGTGACCTATCACGATCCCGGTGGCGGTGGATACCTACCATTGTTCCGTGAGAACACCTGCTTCGACGATCTCCCCGGTCCCGACAACCCAATTTCCTTAGTTCCCGAGTATCGCACAACTTCCGAAACCGAGCGATCCGACGGTGAACGCGGTGCGAGACTCGTCCGCTTGTATCGCCGATTCCCAGGACAAAAAACCGATCACGAATATCTCGAATACGAATTCCCAGATGGAACCGATGGGGAGATGCAAATCTGTTACGACCCTGATGCCATGGGGGGCCGCGATCAATCGTCGCCATTCGTGATGACGAATACACGCACCGGCGTGCCCGGTCGATGTCGCGAGAGTTTCCCACCCGAGCAGTACTTGCATCCGGTTCAGCGAGGAGACCTCTAA
- a CDS encoding coiled-coil domain-containing protein, whose translation MNRSPDVEAFCRGFRRRAWMQWFAVIGLCCLAGLMVATGQQANSTQHALATVTQEVARHRTALATIHTQQSAVSTRGGELVQEINDDIQLARHQEKKLLADVKAANQEIVGLKNQQTQMQREFKERSDHISQFMQANRDLQMKLATAESELTVAQNNQKTAEEEKDQAVADLTRAEEAIKRTRIDYGQEIDPDLTTLLIALDSKTMPFSFIERPLTDLFTWHNYGPQGTSGRLCVQLCRVENSSERYFYSVPPPDRVSYDEIDAAFRFTSRANVEPAEVVPDLNKRLRTTTEPIQLILVVPTTANVPKFDESWRDIHRKAKQTHVLVLGPSLAPPKLEEWEQFCTKMGNGDLLHWKVDLQDPISTSQARGKFSDWVNRQMMRKTPGQL comes from the coding sequence ATGAATCGGTCGCCCGATGTTGAGGCGTTCTGTCGCGGTTTTCGACGGCGAGCTTGGATGCAATGGTTCGCAGTCATTGGGTTGTGCTGTCTAGCGGGTTTGATGGTGGCAACGGGACAACAAGCGAATTCCACTCAGCATGCGTTGGCTACGGTCACCCAGGAAGTCGCTCGACACCGTACCGCACTAGCGACAATCCACACTCAACAGTCCGCTGTTTCGACGCGGGGTGGGGAACTCGTACAAGAGATCAACGACGATATCCAGCTAGCACGTCATCAAGAAAAAAAGCTGCTTGCTGACGTGAAGGCGGCCAATCAAGAGATTGTTGGCCTTAAGAACCAACAAACTCAGATGCAAAGGGAGTTCAAAGAACGAAGTGACCACATTTCTCAATTCATGCAGGCCAATCGTGACTTGCAAATGAAACTAGCGACGGCAGAAAGCGAACTCACAGTTGCCCAGAACAATCAGAAAACGGCTGAAGAGGAAAAAGATCAAGCCGTCGCTGATCTCACTCGAGCTGAAGAGGCTATCAAACGGACTCGCATTGACTACGGTCAAGAGATCGATCCAGACTTGACGACACTATTGATTGCCCTTGATTCCAAAACGATGCCGTTTTCTTTTATCGAGAGGCCACTAACTGATCTGTTTACCTGGCACAACTATGGTCCTCAGGGAACATCAGGACGATTGTGTGTTCAACTGTGCCGCGTTGAAAACTCCTCAGAACGGTATTTCTATTCTGTGCCCCCGCCTGATAGAGTTTCGTATGATGAAATCGACGCAGCATTCCGATTCACAAGTCGCGCGAATGTGGAACCCGCGGAAGTTGTGCCGGACTTGAACAAACGGCTTCGCACGACGACCGAACCCATTCAACTCATTTTGGTGGTTCCTACGACGGCTAACGTTCCGAAATTTGACGAGTCTTGGCGAGATATTCATCGGAAAGCTAAGCAAACTCACGTGCTAGTTTTGGGACCATCGCTCGCCCCACCAAAACTCGAGGAATGGGAGCAGTTCTGCACCAAAATGGGTAATGGTGATTTGCTTCATTGGAAAGTCGATTTGCAAGACCCAATCTCCACTAGCCAAGCAAGGGGCAAGTTTTCAGATTGGGTCAATCGGCAGATGATGCGAAAGACTCCTGGTCAACTCTAG
- a CDS encoding ABC transporter ATP-binding protein, producing the protein MTFILRNVGFSYSDSDSERKVEVLRGLSTEFAAGERIAIRGPSGVGKSTLISILGLLTGTSDFTGSVSFTGTDSNGQQITFDYRSNSVDTQAELRRTTFGFALQSGYLMPHLSVVENIAVPLGLNGVPKTERRERVEEILERQPDLRKKCDSLPGQLSGGQRQRVSVLRALIHRPMVVFADEPFSQLDAENREAILDTLVEWQAGELPGQSGDGERTLFLVCHNDQVALERCTCWYRLGAEFLFVEERPETP; encoded by the coding sequence ATGACGTTCATTTTACGGAATGTCGGTTTCAGCTACTCCGATTCCGATTCTGAACGGAAGGTCGAAGTGCTTCGCGGGTTGTCGACGGAGTTCGCCGCTGGAGAACGCATCGCGATTCGGGGGCCTTCCGGTGTTGGCAAAAGCACATTGATCTCCATCTTGGGACTCCTGACAGGGACCAGTGACTTCACCGGTTCCGTAAGTTTCACCGGAACTGATAGCAACGGCCAACAGATCACGTTCGACTATCGCAGCAACTCCGTGGACACCCAAGCCGAGCTGCGTCGCACTACGTTCGGATTCGCACTTCAATCCGGCTACTTGATGCCCCACCTGAGTGTGGTGGAAAACATCGCGGTGCCGCTCGGGTTGAACGGTGTGCCGAAAACGGAACGCCGAGAACGTGTCGAAGAAATTCTTGAGCGGCAACCCGATCTGCGGAAAAAGTGCGATTCGTTACCAGGCCAACTTTCGGGTGGACAACGTCAACGAGTGTCTGTTCTGCGAGCGCTCATCCACCGTCCGATGGTAGTGTTCGCCGATGAACCGTTCAGTCAACTCGACGCCGAAAATCGGGAAGCCATCCTCGACACACTCGTGGAGTGGCAAGCGGGAGAACTTCCCGGTCAGAGCGGCGACGGAGAACGTACGCTATTCCTCGTCTGTCACAACGACCAAGTCGCGTTGGAACGGTGCACCTGTTGGTATCGGCTGGGAGCCGAGTTCCTGTTCGTGGAGGAACGCCCCGAGACGCCGTGA
- a CDS encoding Ig domain-containing protein: protein MIRRLVMAALIPASSLFAHNYIAAQGPETAAPVDNAATEAAADTTPTNETTPQSGVKQINSWAEAKPNELEDKINDWMQNPSRQNEPSFATLFKTPPEVSVAVNADSFPRLDVTLTGNFDKSADTPENRAKLGDSIVGFLNQQNYFADAFQTQLTTDNMFEAGNAKMIEIQLRDNNQPPKLVSRGPLRVPVDEPVDLALEATDSNTSDTLTFSATGLPNGLTLDRETGMVSGTATTVGDYTVTLKVTDDRGSEDVVETQLSVVPGTPFTAPKGLSHNHRALLACLGFINGPCDQRAFPYTAESCLELATKAYAYGMYADAVVYAKHGQLWEETNPSLIYLRAASSLAQGKSDDAYAALKELKAVPADGYYTRLRERLSSPTTIALDMAMQQMND from the coding sequence ATGATTCGACGACTTGTGATGGCCGCGCTCATACCAGCCAGTTCGTTGTTTGCCCACAACTACATCGCCGCCCAGGGACCGGAAACTGCCGCACCGGTCGACAATGCCGCGACCGAGGCGGCTGCGGACACAACGCCAACGAACGAAACGACACCGCAGTCCGGTGTCAAGCAGATCAACTCTTGGGCTGAAGCAAAACCGAATGAACTTGAAGACAAAATCAACGATTGGATGCAAAACCCCAGCCGTCAAAATGAACCGTCTTTCGCGACACTCTTTAAAACTCCCCCCGAAGTTTCAGTGGCAGTGAATGCAGATTCCTTCCCTCGTTTGGATGTCACTTTGACCGGCAATTTCGACAAGTCGGCGGATACCCCAGAGAATCGTGCCAAGCTCGGCGACAGCATTGTTGGCTTTCTCAATCAGCAGAATTACTTTGCGGATGCCTTCCAAACACAGCTGACAACAGACAACATGTTTGAAGCGGGCAACGCCAAGATGATTGAGATTCAACTTCGCGACAACAATCAACCGCCAAAATTAGTTTCTCGTGGTCCGTTGCGTGTGCCAGTGGATGAACCGGTTGACCTTGCTCTTGAAGCCACCGATTCCAACACGAGCGACACACTCACATTTTCGGCGACCGGGTTGCCCAACGGCTTAACATTGGATCGCGAAACCGGCATGGTCAGCGGGACGGCAACGACCGTCGGTGATTACACAGTCACCCTGAAAGTGACCGACGATCGGGGTTCCGAAGACGTTGTCGAGACCCAACTTTCCGTGGTCCCTGGGACACCATTCACGGCTCCCAAAGGACTCTCGCACAATCATCGCGCACTGCTGGCATGTCTCGGGTTTATCAACGGACCGTGCGATCAACGAGCGTTCCCTTACACGGCGGAATCCTGCCTGGAGTTGGCGACCAAAGCCTACGCCTATGGCATGTATGCCGATGCCGTTGTCTATGCCAAGCACGGACAGCTATGGGAAGAAACGAATCCGTCGCTGATCTATCTTCGAGCAGCATCAAGCCTGGCCCAAGGCAAGTCCGACGACGCCTACGCCGCACTGAAAGAATTGAAGGCTGTCCCTGCGGATGGCTATTACACGCGGTTGCGTGAGCGACTTTCCAGCCCGACGACCATCGCGCTCGATATGGCAATGCAACAAATGAACGATTAA
- a CDS encoding arylsulfatase B — protein sequence MPTLSIRKLLTVIAVVIAAGPCWIPTVAQAAPPNIVFIISDDQGWNDIGYHNESIKTPNLDRLAQSGTKLTQHYVNPTCSPTRAALMAGRYASRFGILTPLADAKKLPTNQTLPKSLAEAGYSTHISGKWHIGAIPEARPLKYGFDSTYGYLRGQIDPYTHLYKNGNQTWHRNDELISEEGHATDLITDEAVRIIEASEDKAKPFFLYVAYSVPHYPLKEPKKWLEMYSEDTFNDPWRRLFAASLSHMDDGIGQIADALQKTGQDKDTLIVFVSDNGGQKDWSAPKSQYSGTFEPHTTLGNNEPLRGWKTDLYEGGIRVPSFAVWPDQIPAGKTLDVPTHIVDWFPTLLSIAAKHRQDNLTFDGQNIWPLLSKPTDAKPTPRTFYWRTPDEMAVRVGDWKLITNRKFERKKLFNLADDPNETRNLASQMPEQLEALVKKLRTLRSGD from the coding sequence ATGCCGACTCTTTCGATACGCAAACTTCTGACTGTCATCGCCGTAGTTATTGCAGCGGGGCCATGCTGGATACCAACAGTCGCCCAGGCGGCTCCACCGAATATCGTGTTCATCATCTCCGATGACCAAGGTTGGAACGACATCGGTTATCACAACGAGTCCATCAAAACGCCGAATCTCGACCGACTCGCCCAGAGCGGAACGAAACTTACCCAGCATTATGTGAACCCCACCTGCTCTCCGACACGAGCGGCGTTGATGGCCGGTCGCTATGCAAGCCGTTTTGGAATTCTCACACCGCTTGCCGACGCAAAGAAGCTGCCAACTAATCAGACATTGCCCAAAAGCCTAGCGGAAGCTGGTTATTCGACACACATCTCCGGGAAATGGCACATCGGAGCGATCCCGGAAGCACGACCGTTGAAGTACGGGTTTGATTCAACCTACGGATATCTTCGTGGTCAAATCGACCCTTACACTCATCTTTACAAGAACGGCAATCAGACTTGGCATCGAAACGATGAGCTGATCAGTGAAGAAGGTCATGCGACGGACCTCATCACTGATGAGGCGGTTCGCATCATCGAAGCATCCGAAGACAAAGCGAAACCGTTCTTTCTTTACGTCGCCTACAGCGTTCCGCACTATCCACTGAAGGAGCCGAAAAAGTGGCTCGAAATGTATTCCGAAGACACCTTCAACGACCCGTGGCGTCGACTGTTCGCCGCCAGCCTTTCACATATGGATGATGGCATCGGTCAAATTGCCGATGCATTGCAGAAGACCGGACAGGACAAGGACACGCTGATCGTTTTCGTGTCCGATAACGGCGGCCAAAAAGATTGGTCGGCTCCGAAGAGTCAGTACAGCGGAACTTTTGAGCCACACACGACTCTGGGCAACAATGAACCGCTCCGGGGATGGAAGACCGATTTGTACGAAGGCGGGATTCGTGTTCCCTCGTTCGCGGTCTGGCCCGATCAAATTCCAGCGGGGAAAACTCTCGATGTTCCGACGCACATCGTCGATTGGTTCCCCACACTACTTTCAATCGCAGCGAAACACCGACAAGATAATCTCACATTCGATGGCCAAAACATCTGGCCGCTACTTTCAAAACCGACGGACGCAAAGCCGACACCGCGAACTTTCTACTGGCGAACACCGGACGAGATGGCGGTCCGCGTCGGCGATTGGAAGCTCATTACCAATCGCAAATTCGAACGCAAGAAACTCTTCAACCTTGCCGACGATCCCAACGAAACCCGTAACCTCGCCTCCCAGATGCCCGAACAACTCGAAGCTCTCGTCAAAAAACTTCGGACGCTTCGATCCGGCGACTAA